From one Polyangia bacterium genomic stretch:
- a CDS encoding FtsX-like permease family protein: MSKLFVDFIIALRSLLQHKRRTLFLGAAIGSVTALLVLLVGLSTGIRETMIDTATTLSTGHINVGGFFKVTAGQAAPVVTEYQKVLDVVQKSVPEMAFAVQRGRGWAKAVSDTGSQQMGVTGIDIRNDPKFQSVLQVLSGNLNDLTQPGSMLIFESQAEKLNVKVGDAITLSAPTTRGTNNTIDVRVAAIAKNLGLLSTWNSFVPMETLRALYQLKSDSTGVIEIILKPSEVEHFNEIAARLRKTLEDAGFRMMTADPRAFWMKFQSVAREDWTGQKLDVTTWEDEISFIMWTLKALQGLTVVLITILLGIVIIGIMNTMWIAIRERTREIGTLRAIGMQRRSVLWMFLLESLMLGLIGTVVGSLAGTAIASVLNGLKMHVPISVQLFLMSDHLHLAVHGALLSKVIAGITVITGLAALYPSLRAARLSPVTAMSHFG, translated from the coding sequence ATGTCGAAGCTCTTCGTCGATTTCATCATCGCGCTGCGCAGCCTGCTGCAACACAAGCGGCGCACGTTGTTCCTGGGCGCGGCCATCGGGTCGGTGACCGCGTTGCTGGTGTTACTGGTCGGCCTGTCGACAGGCATCCGCGAGACCATGATCGACACCGCCACCACCCTGTCGACCGGCCACATCAACGTGGGCGGCTTCTTCAAGGTCACCGCCGGCCAAGCGGCGCCGGTGGTCACCGAATATCAAAAGGTCTTGGACGTGGTGCAAAAATCCGTGCCCGAGATGGCCTTCGCGGTTCAGCGCGGTCGCGGCTGGGCCAAGGCGGTGTCAGACACCGGCTCGCAGCAGATGGGCGTCACCGGCATCGACATCCGCAACGATCCGAAGTTCCAGTCGGTGTTGCAGGTGCTCAGCGGCAACCTGAACGACCTGACGCAGCCGGGATCGATGCTGATCTTCGAAAGCCAGGCCGAGAAGCTGAACGTCAAGGTCGGCGACGCCATCACGCTGTCGGCTCCCACCACGCGCGGGACCAACAACACCATCGACGTGCGGGTGGCGGCCATCGCCAAGAACCTGGGTTTGCTCAGCACCTGGAATTCCTTCGTGCCCATGGAGACCTTGCGCGCGCTGTACCAGCTGAAGTCGGATTCGACCGGCGTCATCGAGATCATCCTCAAGCCGTCGGAGGTCGAACACTTCAACGAGATCGCCGCCCGCCTGCGCAAGACCCTGGAAGACGCCGGCTTCCGCATGATGACCGCCGACCCGCGCGCCTTCTGGATGAAGTTTCAGTCGGTCGCGCGTGAAGATTGGACCGGACAGAAGCTGGACGTCACCACCTGGGAAGACGAGATCTCCTTCATCATGTGGACGCTCAAGGCGCTGCAGGGCTTGACGGTCGTACTCATCACGATCCTTCTCGGCATCGTGATCATCGGGATCATGAACACCATGTGGATCGCCATCCGCGAACGCACGCGAGAGATCGGCACGCTGCGGGCCATCGGCATGCAGCGCCGATCGGTGCTGTGGATGTTCTTGCTGGAATCGCTGATGCTGGGCCTCATCGGCACGGTGGTGGGATCGCTGGCCGGCACGGCCATCGCCAGCGTGCTGAACGGCCTCAAGATGCACGTGCCGATCTCGGTGCAGCTTTTCTTGATGTCGGATCACCTGCACCTGGCCGTGCACGGCGCGCTGCTGAGCAAGGTCATCGCCGGCATCACGGTCATCACCGGCCTGGCGGCGCTGTATCCGTCGCTGCGCGCGGCGCGTTTGTCGCCGGTGACGGCCATGTCGCACTTTGGTTGA
- a CDS encoding outer membrane lipoprotein-sorting protein, with translation MTMRRRTFTIGATSVGLGALLARPRLALAALSHEQMVELLKVVDDRQRNNGDWRANAYLEQKEKDKVDVVYETEYFRRSADQKFMILFLKPKASAGQGYLRIDKNLWFYDPSVGKWERRTERERIGGTNSRRSDFDESRLAEEYEPSDEGDDKLGVYTAYKLLLKGKPGLDLAFPEIRIWIDKETKNVLKRQEYALSGRLLRTSYYPKWKKVFSESKKADVWYPEEIRFYDEVEKANSTLIQIRAVDLRPLEANLFTKAWLESKSR, from the coding sequence ATGACGATGAGACGAAGAACGTTCACGATCGGCGCCACGTCGGTCGGACTCGGCGCGCTGCTGGCGCGGCCGCGGCTGGCGCTGGCGGCGCTGTCGCACGAGCAGATGGTCGAGCTTTTGAAAGTGGTCGACGATCGCCAGCGCAACAACGGCGATTGGCGCGCCAACGCGTACCTGGAACAGAAGGAGAAGGACAAGGTCGACGTGGTCTACGAGACGGAGTACTTCCGTCGCTCGGCCGATCAGAAGTTCATGATCCTGTTCCTGAAGCCCAAGGCGTCGGCCGGTCAGGGTTACCTGCGCATCGACAAGAACCTTTGGTTTTACGATCCCAGCGTTGGCAAGTGGGAGCGCCGCACCGAACGCGAACGCATCGGCGGCACCAACTCGCGCCGGTCGGACTTCGACGAATCACGCCTGGCAGAGGAATACGAGCCCAGTGACGAGGGCGACGACAAGCTGGGCGTGTACACGGCGTACAAGCTTTTGCTGAAGGGCAAGCCGGGTCTGGACCTGGCCTTCCCGGAGATCCGCATCTGGATCGACAAGGAAACCAAGAACGTCCTCAAACGGCAGGAGTACGCGCTGTCCGGGCGCTTGCTGCGCACGTCGTATTACCCGAAGTGGAAAAAAGTCTTCAGCGAATCAAAGAAAGCCGACGTCTGGTATCCGGAGGAGATTCGTTTTTACGACGAGGTGGAGAAGGCGAACTCGACGCTGATCCAGATCCGCGCCGTTGATCTGCGCCCGCTGGAGGCGAACCTGTTCACGAAAGCTTGGCTCGAGAGCAAGAGCCGGTGA
- a CDS encoding sigma 54-interacting transcriptional regulator, producing MKAQTTIVGDEQGPMGADALGAFLLVVGRDSYSTYNLPQNGTLTIGRGDSNEVRIDDPLASRNHARLYIDLAAGMYLEDLGSVNGTRIKDQPVQRNERVPVSAGDTIMIGTSVLIIQHRSRVRAPLVRPETLRDDALLIASGGPDVAMQRIYLLAERAAAGPINVLITGETGVGKELLAETVHRLSPRKNGPYVCLNCAALAESLLENELFGHERGAFTGASQVKQGLLETAAGGTLFLDEVGELPLTTQAKLLRVLETREVSRLGSLKPRHIDVRFIAATNRDLEAEVARGTFRRDLYFRLNGITLTIPPLRERVSEIRRLAETFVRQICQEMGRVEPAISSASIALLEGYGWPGNIRELKNFMERAVLLCTSRVILPVHLPADKMRENSVSSAGVVASGASPAAAVGHVAVPQAEAPTAVGDTARAFSTAQEDERQRIMDALAACAGNQSRAAKMLNIPRRTFVAKLDLYRIPRPKKDLPDD from the coding sequence TTGAAAGCGCAAACCACGATTGTGGGCGACGAGCAGGGGCCGATGGGCGCGGATGCGCTGGGCGCGTTTCTGCTGGTGGTGGGGCGCGATTCGTACAGCACGTACAACCTCCCGCAGAACGGCACGCTGACCATCGGCCGTGGCGACAGCAACGAGGTCCGCATCGACGACCCGCTGGCCTCGCGCAACCATGCCCGCCTTTACATCGACCTCGCCGCTGGGATGTACCTGGAAGACCTGGGCAGCGTGAACGGCACGCGCATCAAGGACCAGCCCGTCCAGCGCAACGAGCGCGTGCCGGTGTCCGCCGGCGATACGATCATGATTGGCACGTCGGTGTTGATCATCCAGCACCGCTCGAGGGTGCGGGCGCCGCTGGTGCGGCCCGAGACGTTGCGCGACGACGCGCTGTTGATCGCCAGCGGCGGCCCCGACGTGGCCATGCAGCGGATCTATCTGCTGGCCGAGCGCGCCGCCGCCGGTCCGATCAACGTCCTTATCACCGGCGAGACCGGCGTGGGCAAGGAGCTCCTGGCGGAGACCGTGCATCGGTTGTCGCCACGCAAGAACGGCCCGTACGTTTGCCTGAACTGCGCGGCGCTGGCGGAAAGCCTGCTGGAAAATGAATTGTTCGGCCACGAGCGCGGCGCCTTCACCGGCGCCTCGCAGGTCAAGCAAGGGCTTCTGGAGACCGCCGCCGGCGGGACGTTGTTTCTCGACGAGGTGGGCGAGCTGCCGCTGACCACGCAGGCCAAGCTGCTGCGCGTGCTGGAAACGCGCGAGGTCAGCCGCCTCGGCAGCTTGAAGCCCCGGCACATCGACGTCCGCTTCATCGCCGCCACCAACCGCGATCTGGAAGCCGAGGTGGCGCGCGGGACGTTTCGTCGCGATCTGTACTTCCGCCTCAACGGCATCACTCTGACGATTCCGCCACTGCGCGAACGCGTGTCGGAGATCCGTCGGCTGGCCGAGACGTTCGTGCGCCAGATCTGCCAGGAGATGGGCCGCGTCGAACCGGCCATCTCGTCGGCGTCGATCGCCTTGCTGGAAGGTTATGGCTGGCCCGGCAACATCCGCGAGCTGAAGAATTTCATGGAGCGCGCCGTCCTTTTGTGCACGAGCCGGGTGATCCTGCCCGTGCACCTGCCCGCCGACAAGATGCGCGAGAATTCTGTCTCCAGCGCCGGCGTCGTGGCCAGCGGCGCAAGCCCGGCGGCCGCTGTCGGCCACGTCGCCGTTCCGCAGGCCGAAGCGCCGACCGCCGTCGGCGACACCGCCCGGGCGTTTTCCACCGCCCAGGAAGACGAACGCCAGCGCATCATGGACGCGCTCGCTGCCTGCGCCGGCAACCAAAGCCGCGCCGCCAAGATGCTGAACATCCCGCGGCGCACGTTCGTCGCCAAGCTTGACCTCTATCGCATTCCGCGCCCGAAAAAAGATCTTCCTGACGATTAG
- a CDS encoding RNA polymerase sigma factor has protein sequence MTAEDMITEYETALYGRAIRLVRSPADAWDLVQDTFEHALRAYARLQPDSNLRVWLLTIMHHLFIDRCRRRAREPGVAMIDEHEIPSPEPTTAPAWALVSEEQVAAAVADLESPFREVYQLRLIDKCSYDEIAEKLLIPRSTVGTRLMRARQKLKQTLLSQQQAAAC, from the coding sequence ATGACTGCTGAAGACATGATTACCGAGTACGAAACGGCGCTTTACGGCCGGGCCATTCGCCTGGTTCGCAGCCCGGCGGACGCCTGGGACCTGGTTCAAGACACCTTTGAACACGCGCTGCGCGCTTATGCGCGGCTGCAACCGGACAGCAACCTGCGCGTTTGGCTGCTGACCATCATGCACCACCTGTTCATTGACCGATGCCGTCGGCGCGCGCGCGAGCCCGGTGTGGCGATGATCGACGAGCACGAGATCCCCAGCCCCGAACCGACGACCGCGCCGGCCTGGGCCCTGGTCTCGGAGGAACAAGTGGCGGCGGCGGTGGCGGACCTGGAAAGCCCCTTCCGCGAGGTCTATCAGCTGCGCCTCATCGACAAGTGCTCGTACGACGAGATCGCCGAGAAGCTGCTGATTCCGCGCTCGACGGTGGGCACGCGCCTGATGCGGGCGCGCCAGAAATTGAAACAGACCTTGCTCAGCCAGCAGCAAGCCGCCGCCTGCTAG
- the tkt gene encoding transketolase, which produces MSTLPTNILASAATMARGLAIDAVVASQSGHLGLPLGCAEIGAVLYGHALSQCPSHPEWINRDRFVLSAGHGSMFLYAWLHLSGYADMTIDEIKRFRQLNSKTPGHPELTHAASGVETTTGPLGQGVANAVGMAMAAKMAEARFNTAEYTIFDHHIVCLAGDGCMQEGVAMEAVAFAGHQKLDNLILIYDSNAVTLDAMARETQSEDTAKRFEALGFDVETIDGNEMEVFLAAYTRAKQAGSGKPQLIIAKTLIGKGIPEVAGTQKAHGEAGAKFGAAARKALGLPDASYYVAPEVRAFFDQRGKSQTAAYDAWTKIYAAWKTKNPALAKQLESAHTPVDAAALNAAIPEFAADTKIATRKAGQDVLQPLAEKMPLLIGGSADLYGSTLNYIGDLKTGNDDFNAARRGGRNIRFGIREHGMCSILNGVAAHGVFRPSGATFLVFADYCRPSIRLAALSHLPVLYIFTHDSVGVGEDGPTHEPVETVPGLRVIPNLDVIRPADPEETAGAFVAALERTSGPTLLALTRQNVPLLKEIPVQTRREGVAKGGYIARKETAALEMILLSAGSELQHALAAAVTLGPGVRVVSLPCFARFDRQPADYRESVLPTSCRRRVAIEATVPSTWAPYVGLDGVAIGINRFGLSAPGASVMKELGITADHVVEAAQQLRAR; this is translated from the coding sequence ATGAGCACGCTGCCAACCAACATTCTCGCTTCTGCCGCCACCATGGCCCGCGGGCTGGCCATTGACGCCGTCGTCGCCAGCCAAAGCGGCCACCTGGGTCTGCCGCTCGGTTGCGCCGAGATTGGCGCCGTGCTTTACGGCCACGCCTTGAGCCAATGCCCCAGCCACCCTGAGTGGATCAACCGCGATCGCTTCGTGCTGTCAGCCGGTCACGGGTCGATGTTCCTTTACGCCTGGCTGCACCTGTCCGGGTATGCGGACATGACCATCGACGAGATCAAACGCTTCCGGCAGCTCAATTCGAAGACGCCCGGCCACCCCGAGTTAACCCACGCCGCCAGCGGCGTGGAAACCACCACCGGGCCGCTGGGCCAGGGCGTCGCCAACGCCGTGGGCATGGCCATGGCGGCAAAGATGGCTGAGGCGCGTTTTAACACCGCCGAGTACACCATCTTTGATCACCACATCGTCTGCCTGGCCGGCGACGGTTGCATGCAGGAAGGCGTGGCGATGGAGGCGGTGGCGTTTGCGGGCCATCAGAAGCTGGACAACCTGATCCTTATCTATGACTCGAACGCCGTCACCCTGGACGCGATGGCGAGAGAGACGCAAAGCGAGGACACCGCCAAACGATTCGAGGCGCTGGGCTTCGACGTCGAGACCATCGACGGCAACGAGATGGAGGTTTTTCTGGCGGCATACACCCGCGCCAAACAAGCGGGCAGCGGCAAGCCGCAGCTCATCATCGCCAAGACCCTCATCGGCAAAGGCATACCCGAAGTGGCCGGCACGCAGAAAGCGCACGGCGAAGCGGGCGCCAAGTTCGGCGCGGCGGCGCGCAAGGCGCTGGGCCTGCCTGACGCCTCTTACTACGTCGCGCCCGAGGTCCGGGCGTTCTTCGACCAGCGTGGGAAAAGCCAGACAGCAGCATACGACGCCTGGACCAAAATCTACGCCGCCTGGAAGACGAAGAACCCGGCGCTGGCGAAGCAGCTGGAATCCGCGCACACCCCGGTCGACGCCGCCGCGTTGAACGCGGCCATTCCGGAGTTCGCCGCCGACACCAAGATCGCCACCCGCAAAGCCGGCCAGGACGTGTTGCAACCGCTGGCCGAAAAAATGCCGCTGCTGATCGGCGGCAGCGCGGATCTTTACGGGTCGACGCTGAACTACATCGGCGATCTGAAGACCGGCAACGATGATTTCAATGCTGCCCGCCGCGGCGGCCGCAACATTCGCTTCGGCATCCGCGAGCACGGCATGTGTTCCATCCTGAACGGCGTGGCCGCCCACGGCGTGTTCCGGCCCAGCGGCGCCACGTTCCTGGTCTTCGCCGATTATTGTCGGCCGTCGATTCGATTGGCGGCGCTGAGCCATTTGCCCGTGTTGTACATCTTCACCCACGACAGCGTCGGCGTCGGTGAGGACGGCCCCACCCACGAACCGGTGGAGACCGTTCCCGGTCTTCGGGTCATTCCCAATCTCGACGTCATCCGCCCGGCCGATCCGGAAGAGACCGCGGGCGCGTTCGTCGCCGCGCTGGAGCGCACGTCGGGTCCGACCTTGCTGGCGTTGACCCGGCAAAACGTGCCTTTGTTGAAAGAGATCCCGGTGCAGACCCGGCGCGAGGGCGTCGCCAAAGGTGGCTACATCGCCAGGAAAGAAACCGCGGCGCTGGAGATGATCCTGCTGTCCGCGGGCAGCGAACTGCAGCACGCGTTGGCCGCCGCCGTCACCTTGGGCCCTGGCGTGCGCGTGGTCAGCCTGCCGTGCTTTGCCCGCTTCGACCGCCAGCCGGCGGACTATCGCGAGTCGGTGCTGCCCACGTCGTGCCGCCGCCGGGTGGCCATCGAGGCCACGGTTCCGTCGACCTGGGCGCCGTACGTCGGCCTGGACGGCGTTGCCATCGGCATCAATCGTTTTGGTTTGTCCGCCCCGGGCGCCAGCGTGATGAAAGAGCTGGGCATCACTGCCGACCACGTGGTCGAAGCGGCGCAACAGCTGCGCGCCCGATAG
- a CDS encoding FtsX-like permease family protein has product MSGRLETIGVVAQIAFRNLFASRLKTFIVGGIIFFGALIVVVGNSLLDSVDASMSRSVIGSVAGHIQVYNSNSKDPLEVMGSMSMGDPDISQLDDFAKVRDSLLKVPNVKSVVPMGISGALVTSGNTIDLALEKLRGLVKKQLAATNDADRAKAASLVAAEKGHVRQIISLLQGDLKNAHVLLDEKAIDPEDIAAINRASSDAFWAAFDQKPLDALEFLENRIASLAADSDLIFLRYVGTDVQTFEKSFDRMKIIDGQMIPPGKRGFLFSKYVYEDQLKLKSARRLDLIKEGRELRGETIAKDLDLQRMVRENVAQVREVQLQLDAPQTATFRQKLQTFLGATDQDVSVLLAKFFATDDANFAARYDFFYKELAPALELYRVRIGDVLTIKAFTRSGYVQSVNVPVYGTFQFQGLEKSTLAGGLNIMDLVSFRDLYGFLTGERMAEINAMRAASGAKEIPREKAEAELFGTRQTDDTTASGKGGTEKTAPRHITATATPGILPPSNEPGGILAEKLRRDEVRGRVFNPDEVKRGVVLNAAVILKDPKKIPQTIEAIEAQGKADGLPLKAISWQKASGIVGQFIIMARIVLYVAILIIFTIALVIINNALVMATLERVKEIGTLRAIGAQRRFILGMLVIEALVVGLIFGGAGAVVGAGVVKIIGKIGIPATSDIWFFFFSGPRLHPFLGITNIIGAFVIVLLVSAVSSFYPAWLAMRVTPRQAMAEDE; this is encoded by the coding sequence ATGAGCGGGCGCCTCGAGACCATCGGCGTCGTCGCTCAGATCGCCTTTCGCAACCTCTTCGCCAGCCGCCTCAAGACCTTCATCGTCGGCGGGATCATCTTCTTCGGCGCGCTGATCGTGGTGGTCGGCAATTCACTGCTGGACAGCGTGGACGCGTCGATGAGCCGCAGCGTGATCGGCAGCGTGGCCGGCCACATCCAGGTCTACAACAGCAATTCCAAGGATCCGCTGGAGGTCATGGGCAGCATGTCCATGGGCGATCCCGACATCAGCCAGCTGGACGATTTCGCCAAGGTGCGCGATTCGCTGCTGAAGGTGCCCAACGTCAAGTCGGTGGTGCCGATGGGGATCAGCGGCGCGCTGGTGACGTCCGGCAATACCATCGATCTGGCCCTGGAAAAACTGCGCGGCTTGGTGAAAAAGCAGCTGGCCGCCACCAACGACGCCGATCGCGCCAAGGCCGCCAGCCTGGTGGCCGCGGAGAAGGGCCACGTCCGGCAGATCATCTCGCTGCTGCAAGGTGATCTGAAGAACGCCCACGTGCTGCTGGATGAAAAGGCCATCGACCCGGAGGACATCGCCGCCATCAACCGCGCGTCGTCTGACGCCTTCTGGGCCGCGTTCGATCAAAAGCCCCTGGACGCCCTGGAGTTCCTGGAGAACCGCATCGCCTCGCTGGCGGCCGATTCGGATCTGATCTTCCTGCGCTACGTCGGCACCGACGTGCAGACGTTCGAGAAATCCTTCGACCGCATGAAGATCATCGACGGACAGATGATCCCGCCCGGCAAGCGCGGCTTTTTGTTCTCCAAATACGTCTACGAAGACCAGCTGAAACTGAAGAGTGCCCGCCGCCTGGATCTGATCAAGGAGGGCCGCGAGCTGCGCGGCGAGACCATCGCCAAGGATCTGGATCTGCAGCGCATGGTGCGCGAAAACGTGGCCCAGGTGCGCGAGGTGCAATTGCAGCTGGACGCGCCCCAGACCGCCACCTTCCGGCAAAAGCTGCAGACCTTTCTGGGCGCGACCGATCAGGACGTGTCGGTGCTGCTGGCAAAGTTCTTCGCCACCGACGACGCCAACTTCGCCGCCCGCTACGATTTCTTCTATAAAGAGCTGGCGCCGGCGCTGGAGCTTTATCGGGTGCGCATCGGCGACGTCCTGACCATCAAGGCCTTCACCCGCAGCGGCTATGTGCAGTCGGTGAACGTGCCGGTCTACGGAACATTCCAGTTCCAGGGCCTGGAAAAATCCACGCTGGCCGGCGGCCTGAACATCATGGACCTGGTCTCCTTCCGCGATCTTTACGGGTTTCTTACCGGGGAGCGGATGGCGGAGATCAACGCCATGCGGGCCGCCTCCGGCGCCAAGGAGATCCCGCGCGAGAAGGCCGAGGCCGAGCTGTTCGGCACCCGGCAGACCGACGACACCACCGCCAGCGGCAAGGGCGGCACCGAAAAAACCGCCCCTCGCCACATCACCGCCACCGCCACCCCCGGCATCCTGCCGCCGTCGAATGAGCCGGGCGGCATCCTGGCCGAGAAATTGCGCCGCGACGAGGTGCGCGGCCGGGTCTTCAACCCCGACGAGGTCAAGCGCGGCGTGGTCCTGAACGCCGCCGTCATCCTGAAAGACCCGAAGAAGATTCCGCAGACCATCGAGGCCATCGAAGCGCAGGGCAAGGCCGACGGCCTGCCGCTGAAGGCGATCTCCTGGCAAAAGGCGTCGGGGATCGTCGGTCAGTTCATCATCATGGCGCGCATCGTTCTTTACGTGGCCATCTTGATCATCTTCACCATCGCCCTGGTCATCATCAACAACGCGCTGGTGATGGCCACGCTGGAGCGGGTGAAGGAGATCGGCACCCTGCGCGCCATCGGCGCCCAGCGCCGGTTCATCCTGGGCATGCTGGTGATCGAGGCGCTGGTGGTGGGCCTCATCTTCGGCGGGGCGGGCGCCGTGGTCGGCGCCGGGGTGGTGAAGATCATCGGCAAGATCGGCATCCCGGCGACGTCGGACATCTGGTTCTTCTTCTTCTCGGGGCCGCGCCTGCACCCGTTCCTGGGCATCACCAACATCATCGGCGCGTTCGTCATCGTGCTGCTGGTCAGCGCGGTCTCCAGCTTCTATCCCGCCTGGCTGGCCATGCGGGTCACGCCTCGTCAGGCGATGGCCGAAGACGAATAG
- a CDS encoding CBS domain-containing protein produces the protein MKPALQITADVAWPEGAPAVHGPSEARLGHAGAEAVAESSRGRAAGSIPRVSSAMTHPVITIDPLFTAGRALALADRHGISHLPVAWPESELLGMVCVCDLWPMDRDALVIHHMSLPVVTVGARETLAQAANLMRLNDVGSLPVVDWQQRLIGMLTLGDLVRASILTVEDLPPACMACKSRHHVRTGVPVRTARSSATFCRRCQHQATRAMNDVRGNS, from the coding sequence ATGAAACCCGCGCTGCAAATAACCGCCGACGTTGCCTGGCCGGAGGGAGCGCCCGCGGTCCACGGACCCTCGGAGGCGCGCCTGGGCCACGCTGGCGCTGAAGCCGTCGCCGAATCCTCGCGGGGACGCGCCGCCGGAAGCATCCCGCGGGTCAGCAGCGCGATGACCCACCCCGTGATCACCATCGATCCGCTTTTCACTGCCGGAAGAGCCCTGGCTTTAGCCGACCGTCACGGCATCTCGCACTTGCCCGTCGCCTGGCCGGAAAGCGAACTTCTGGGCATGGTCTGCGTCTGCGATCTGTGGCCGATGGACCGGGACGCGCTGGTCATCCATCACATGTCCTTGCCAGTGGTCACCGTCGGCGCGAGAGAGACGCTGGCTCAGGCGGCCAATCTCATGCGCCTCAACGATGTGGGCTCGCTGCCGGTGGTTGATTGGCAACAGCGACTGATCGGCATGCTGACGCTGGGCGATCTGGTGCGCGCATCCATCCTGACCGTCGAGGATCTTCCGCCGGCCTGCATGGCCTGCAAAAGCCGCCATCACGTGCGCACCGGCGTTCCGGTCCGCACCGCGCGTTCCTCGGCCACCTTCTGCCGACGCTGCCAGCACCAGGCGACGCGCGCCATGAATGACGTCCGCGGCAACAGCTAG
- a CDS encoding ABC transporter ATP-binding protein: protein MKPIVSVKDAVKNYTLGKVVVPALRGVTLDVVSGDFISIAGPSGSGKTTLLNLIGCVDTPTSGTVEVAGKDTRLLSERELTRLRLHTIGFIFQSFNLVSVLSVFQNCELPLLLQRGLGSAERKKAVLGLLDRVGIREYANHRPSELSGGQRQRVAIARALVTKPQLVLADEPTANLDSVTGQHILDLMKELNRTDGTTFIFSTHDQKVMSYANSIVRLADGKLVDRVTAKEVGAHAVGAQS, encoded by the coding sequence ATGAAGCCCATCGTCTCGGTCAAGGATGCGGTCAAGAACTACACCCTGGGGAAGGTGGTCGTGCCCGCCTTGCGCGGCGTGACTTTGGACGTGGTGTCGGGGGATTTCATCTCCATCGCCGGCCCGTCGGGTAGCGGCAAGACCACGCTGCTGAACTTGATCGGCTGCGTCGACACGCCCACCTCCGGCACCGTCGAGGTGGCTGGCAAGGACACCCGCCTGCTGTCCGAGCGCGAGCTGACCCGCCTGCGCCTGCACACCATCGGGTTCATCTTCCAAAGCTTCAACCTGGTCTCGGTGCTCAGCGTGTTCCAGAACTGCGAGCTGCCGCTGTTGTTGCAACGGGGCCTGGGCTCCGCCGAGCGCAAGAAGGCGGTGCTGGGCCTGCTTGACCGCGTCGGCATCCGCGAATACGCCAACCACCGCCCGAGCGAGCTGTCCGGCGGCCAGCGCCAGCGCGTGGCCATCGCCCGCGCCCTGGTGACCAAACCCCAGCTGGTGCTGGCCGACGAACCGACGGCCAACCTCGACTCGGTCACCGGCCAGCACATTCTGGATCTGATGAAAGAGCTGAACCGCACCGACGGGACCACGTTCATCTTCTCGACCCACGATCAAAAGGTGATGTCGTACGCCAACTCGATCGTGCGGCTGGCCGACGGCAAGCTGGTCGATCGGGTCACGGCCAAGGAGGTCGGCGCGCACGCGGTGGGGGCCCAGTCATGA
- a CDS encoding fatty acid desaturase CarF family protein, whose amino-acid sequence MEASGYGRGHRFLEIASIGIFLTGIACLAFRAAHSVHGALDLLWLSLTALAGYLIADFFSGFIHWAGDTLGDESTPMFGPNFVRPFREHHTDQKGITRHDFIETNGNNCIVSVPVVLLLDFEMPAAPGLWFYASAVMAFCTWFVFCTNQFHKWAHDDHVPRWVRRLQDWGLILSPEHHAIHHAAPHDKYYCITVGWMDPVLFRLRFFRGCEAIVARLFPGFLHLGDRERPSRS is encoded by the coding sequence ATGGAAGCGAGCGGCTACGGGCGGGGGCACCGATTTTTGGAAATCGCGAGCATCGGTATATTCCTAACCGGAATTGCCTGCTTGGCTTTTCGTGCCGCCCACAGTGTTCATGGCGCGTTGGATCTTCTGTGGCTAAGTCTGACCGCCCTGGCCGGGTATCTGATCGCCGACTTCTTCTCGGGCTTCATCCATTGGGCCGGCGATACCCTGGGCGACGAGAGCACGCCGATGTTCGGCCCCAACTTCGTTCGTCCTTTCCGCGAGCATCACACCGATCAGAAGGGGATCACCCGCCATGATTTCATCGAGACCAACGGCAACAACTGCATCGTCTCGGTGCCGGTGGTGCTGCTGCTGGACTTCGAGATGCCGGCCGCGCCCGGGCTATGGTTTTACGCCTCCGCGGTGATGGCTTTTTGTACCTGGTTCGTCTTCTGCACCAACCAGTTTCACAAGTGGGCGCATGATGATCACGTGCCGCGCTGGGTGCGCCGTCTGCAGGACTGGGGGCTGATTCTCTCGCCCGAGCATCACGCGATTCACCACGCGGCGCCGCACGACAAGTACTATTGCATCACCGTCGGCTGGATGGATCCGGTGCTGTTTCGGCTAAGATTTTTCCGCGGCTGCGAGGCGATCGTGGCCCGACTGTTCCCCGGCTTCCTGCACCTCGGCGATCGCGAGCGCCCCAGCCGCTCCTGA